The following are encoded together in the Paludisphaera mucosa genome:
- a CDS encoding glycosyl hydrolase: MSPQRHARLFASLLVATTSSIAVARAEESLAKRFAEPSRSTRILKIIHNWPDAPEAQDALVQRLDGQGFGGVVSNVAFDQYLESEPKWAAFRRGIGEARKAGFTQWLYDEKGYPSGNAGGLVLRDHPEWEASGLLIADARTEGPAVALVAPPGEVFLAAAFPERDGRIDRDARVDLAASVRDGKLAWTPPAAGAWRVVLATRSRLFDGTHADSNLFSHVPYPNLLMPEPTRKFLELTHRAYAGRLSSDLAATFQATFTDEPSLMSFFLKPMTYKVLPWAPGLPIEFRERRGYDLSPFVADLIVDAGPEGSKHRHDFWLTVGELVSENYFGQIQAWGRSQGVPSGGHLLLEEPIASHVADYGDLFRCLRRMDAPSIDCLTSIPSEAPWFVARLAASAAELEGHALVMSETSDHVQRYRSQGDARPIRKVSEAEIRGTIHRLMLGGVNCITSYYSFDGLDDDALRRLNAHVGRAGMMIRGGAQVADVAVVYPIESLWARFEPSRHMTADAVEANRVETIYREALDRLFAARRDPTIVDARALAEARVEGDALVHGELRWRVVVLPGVDTLPTAAWETLDRFAASGGVVVAIGARPENSASRFPDPDVRAIAARLLGAEATVAEPRVVADAAGGGGVFLPDGSASLLPAVLDAVLDPDVAATRPDSPLRATHRRIDGHDLYLIANDGDAAVSEAVRLPLAPGATAEIWEPATGAVRPLAVVGRGEVPIALGPYGAALVRATGVEPRGRRPLATGALPNVRLTRLKLPEPVVGRGEFVREATEPRDGSWTFRATLTKGAVDTHLFASFPFAPALDLSGVDALVVDAAVAPGQRTPTRLLVVVREADGGEFLASTSRSLGTAGTARAFVPWSSFAKAGWSHEGDEALDRSRVAEIRVGWGGYFGAEGETIAFRLDGVETAAVGAK, translated from the coding sequence ATGAGCCCTCAACGTCACGCGCGGCTGTTCGCGTCCCTGCTCGTCGCGACGACCTCCTCGATCGCGGTCGCCCGCGCCGAGGAGTCTCTGGCGAAGCGGTTCGCGGAGCCTTCCCGGTCGACCCGCATCCTCAAGATCATCCACAACTGGCCCGACGCTCCCGAGGCCCAGGACGCGCTCGTCCAGCGGCTCGACGGCCAGGGCTTCGGGGGGGTCGTCTCGAACGTGGCGTTCGACCAGTACCTGGAGAGCGAGCCGAAGTGGGCCGCCTTCCGGCGCGGGATCGGCGAGGCTCGCAAGGCGGGCTTCACGCAGTGGCTCTACGACGAGAAGGGCTATCCCTCGGGCAACGCCGGCGGCCTGGTGCTGCGCGATCATCCCGAATGGGAGGCGAGCGGACTTTTGATCGCCGACGCCCGCACCGAGGGCCCGGCCGTCGCGCTCGTCGCGCCGCCGGGCGAGGTGTTCCTCGCCGCCGCCTTCCCCGAGCGCGACGGCCGCATCGACCGCGACGCGCGGGTCGACCTGGCCGCCTCGGTGCGCGACGGCAAGCTCGCCTGGACGCCCCCGGCCGCCGGCGCCTGGCGGGTGGTGCTGGCGACGCGGAGCCGGCTGTTCGACGGCACCCACGCCGACTCCAACCTGTTCAGCCACGTCCCGTATCCGAACCTGCTCATGCCCGAGCCGACGCGGAAGTTCCTGGAGCTGACGCACCGGGCGTACGCCGGCCGCCTGAGCTCCGACCTCGCCGCGACTTTCCAGGCGACGTTCACCGACGAGCCGTCGCTGATGAGCTTCTTCCTCAAGCCGATGACGTACAAGGTCCTCCCCTGGGCCCCCGGCCTGCCGATCGAGTTCCGCGAGCGTCGGGGGTACGACCTGTCGCCGTTCGTCGCCGACCTGATCGTCGACGCCGGCCCGGAGGGCTCGAAGCATCGCCACGACTTCTGGCTGACGGTCGGCGAGCTGGTCTCGGAGAACTACTTCGGCCAGATCCAGGCGTGGGGACGGTCCCAGGGCGTCCCCTCGGGCGGACACCTGCTGCTGGAGGAGCCGATCGCGTCGCACGTCGCCGACTACGGCGACCTCTTCCGCTGCCTGCGGCGGATGGACGCCCCGAGCATCGACTGCCTGACGAGCATCCCGTCCGAGGCTCCCTGGTTCGTCGCCCGGCTGGCCGCGAGCGCGGCGGAGCTGGAAGGACACGCGCTGGTGATGTCGGAGACGTCGGACCATGTCCAGCGGTATCGTTCGCAGGGGGACGCTCGGCCCATCCGCAAGGTGAGCGAGGCCGAGATCCGCGGCACGATCCACCGCCTGATGCTCGGCGGCGTCAACTGCATCACCAGCTATTACAGCTTCGACGGCCTGGACGACGACGCGCTCCGCCGGCTCAACGCCCACGTCGGCCGCGCCGGGATGATGATCCGGGGCGGCGCGCAGGTCGCCGACGTCGCCGTCGTGTACCCGATCGAATCGCTCTGGGCGCGGTTCGAGCCCTCGCGGCACATGACCGCCGACGCCGTCGAGGCGAACCGGGTCGAGACGATCTACCGCGAGGCGCTCGACCGGCTCTTCGCGGCCCGTCGCGACCCGACGATCGTCGACGCCCGCGCGCTGGCCGAGGCGAGGGTCGAGGGCGACGCCCTGGTCCACGGCGAGCTGCGATGGCGGGTCGTAGTGCTGCCGGGCGTGGACACGCTGCCGACGGCGGCCTGGGAGACGCTCGACCGCTTCGCCGCGTCCGGCGGGGTGGTCGTGGCGATCGGGGCTCGGCCCGAGAACAGCGCCTCGCGGTTCCCGGACCCGGACGTGCGGGCGATCGCCGCGCGGCTGCTCGGCGCCGAGGCGACGGTCGCCGAGCCGCGGGTCGTCGCCGACGCGGCCGGCGGGGGCGGCGTCTTCCTGCCCGACGGCTCCGCCTCGCTCCTGCCGGCGGTGCTCGACGCCGTGCTCGACCCCGACGTCGCCGCCACCCGTCCCGATTCGCCCCTGCGCGCCACGCACCGGCGGATCGACGGCCACGACCTGTACCTCATCGCCAACGACGGCGACGCGGCCGTCTCCGAGGCCGTCCGCCTCCCCCTCGCCCCGGGCGCGACGGCCGAGATCTGGGAGCCGGCGACGGGCGCCGTCCGGCCGCTGGCCGTCGTCGGCCGCGGCGAGGTCCCGATCGCGCTCGGGCCTTACGGGGCCGCGCTCGTCCGCGCGACCGGCGTCGAGCCCCGCGGCCGGCGTCCGCTCGCGACCGGGGCCCTGCCCAACGTGAGGCTGACGAGGCTCAAGCTCCCCGAGCCGGTCGTCGGCCGCGGCGAATTCGTCCGCGAGGCGACCGAACCGCGCGACGGCTCCTGGACGTTCCGCGCGACCCTGACGAAGGGGGCCGTCGACACGCACCTGTTCGCGTCCTTCCCCTTCGCGCCGGCGCTCGACCTCTCCGGGGTCGACGCCCTGGTCGTCGACGCGGCCGTCGCGCCCGGCCAGCGGACGCCGACCCGATTGCTGGTGGTCGTGCGCGAGGCGGACGGCGGGGAGTTCCTGGCCTCGACGTCGCGGTCGCTGGGCACGGCGGGGACCGCCCGCGCCTTCGTCCCCTGGTCGAGCTTCGCCAAGGCGGGCTGGTCCCACGAGGGCGACGAGGCCCTGGACCGCTCGCGGGTCGCCGAGATCCGCGTCGGCTGGGGCGGCTATTTCGGGGCCGAGGGCGAGACGATCGCCTTCCGGCTCGACGGCGTCGAGACGGCCGCCGTGGGCGCGAAGTGA